Proteins from one Listeria weihenstephanensis genomic window:
- a CDS encoding ABC transporter ATP-binding protein, protein MRKNIKVAFKHVSKEYDLYQNKSDKIKSLFLPKSKQLQSFWALRDVNFDIHDGETVGLIGINGSGKSTISNIMCGVVPPTQGEVVIKGETSLIAIAVGLKGPLTGYENIRLKLLMHGFKTSEIETVLPGIVEFADIGDFMNQPIQNYSSGMRSRLGFAISVHTDPDILVIDEALSVGDSTFYKKCVDKITEFKEAGRTIVFVSHSLGQMKGLCDRIIWMHYGQVREVGEAQEVADKYDEFVRWFNSQSKSYKKEYQNDYKRNQKLPQKVIYPNPNANKYKLSWFDKIALTVIIAMMIFFGYCIGTGQSVLGMFQAGNDGQHVITQALNTAPNNQFDKK, encoded by the coding sequence ATGAGAAAAAATATAAAAGTAGCATTTAAACATGTATCAAAAGAATACGACCTATATCAAAATAAATCAGACAAAATCAAAAGTTTGTTCTTGCCTAAGAGCAAGCAATTACAGTCTTTTTGGGCTTTGCGTGATGTTAATTTTGATATCCATGATGGTGAAACAGTGGGATTGATCGGGATTAATGGATCAGGGAAGTCTACTATTTCAAATATAATGTGTGGTGTTGTTCCACCAACGCAGGGCGAGGTTGTTATAAAAGGTGAGACTTCTTTGATTGCGATAGCGGTGGGGTTAAAAGGGCCACTTACTGGTTATGAAAATATACGCCTAAAACTGTTGATGCATGGCTTTAAAACTTCTGAAATTGAGACAGTGTTACCTGGAATAGTTGAATTTGCAGATATTGGTGATTTTATGAATCAACCTATTCAAAACTATTCTAGCGGTATGCGTTCGCGATTAGGATTTGCTATCTCTGTCCATACAGATCCAGATATCTTGGTTATTGATGAAGCTTTGTCAGTTGGGGACTCTACTTTTTACAAAAAATGTGTTGATAAGATTACAGAATTTAAAGAAGCTGGTAGAACGATAGTATTTGTGAGTCATTCATTGGGGCAAATGAAAGGCCTATGCGATCGCATTATTTGGATGCATTATGGTCAAGTTCGAGAAGTTGGTGAGGCTCAAGAAGTTGCTGATAAATATGATGAATTCGTACGCTGGTTTAATAGTCAATCTAAATCATATAAAAAAGAATATCAAAATGACTACAAACGCAATCAAAAGTTACCACAAAAAGTAATATATCCAAATCCTAACGCCAACAAGTATAAGCTTAGTTGGTTTGACAAAATTGCACTTACAGTTATAATAGCGATGATGATATTTTTTGGCTACTGCATTGGAACTGGACAGTCTGTGTTAGGAATGTTTCAGGCAGGCAACGACGGACAGCATGTTATAACACAAGCACTTAATACTGCACCGAATAATCAATTTGATAAAAAATAA